The Amycolatopsis nigrescens CSC17Ta-90 genomic interval AATCGGAATCAGGATTCGCTTCCGGCCTGATCGAGACCATGCGCGAGCTCGGTGGCGCGGCCGGAGTCGCCGCGGTGTCCACCGTCCTGGTCGCCGGAACCGGCCTAGCCGGCTTCCACACCGCCTTCGCCGCCATCGGTGTCCTCGCCGGCCTCGGAGCCATCACCGCGGCGGCCGGATTCCGGAGGTACAGTGGCGGTTAGTTTGATGGTGGTCGTACAAGGAGGTGAGGGTTGTGCGCGCGATCGGCCTGACCGAGTTCGGTGGACCCGAGGTGCTGCGGGTGATCGAACTGCCCGATCCGGTGCCGGGCGGTGGTGAGGTGCGCATCCGGGTGCACGCCGCCTCGGTCAACCCCACCGACACCTTGCTCCGCTCCGGCGCCACGAGCGCGCGGTTCAACGGCCGTCCCGGGCCGTATGTGCCGGGTATGGACGCGGCGGGCGTGGTCGACGCGATCGGACCGGACACCGACACCCCGCTCCGGCAAGGGGATGCGGTGGTCACGATCGTCCGCCCCTACCAGCCTCGCGGCGGCGCTTACGCCGAGCTGGTCGTGGTGCCCGCCGAGTCGGTGGTGCCGATTCCGTCCGGTGTGGACTTCCCGGCCGCTTCCACGCTGCTGATGAACGCCCTCACCGCCAGGCTCGGGCTGGATCTGCTCGCCGTGCCGGCCGGCGGCACCGTCGCGGTGACCGGAGCGGCCGGGGCCTTCGGCGGATACGCGGTGCAGCTGGCCAAGAGCGATGGGCTGCGCGTGCTGGCCGACGCCGCACCGGCCGACACGCGGCTGGTGGCCGGTCTTGGCGCGGATGAGGTGGTGCCGCGCGGTGACGACGTCGCCGATCGGTTCCGCGCGTGCGCGCCCGCGGGGGTGGACGGCGTGCTCGACGGGGCGATGCTGCACGAGCTGGTCGTCCCGGCGATCCGGGACCGTGGCGGGATCGCCGTCATCCGCGGCTGGGACGGCCCGGTCGACCGCGGTATCCGGGTGCACCCGGTCTGGGTCACCGAAGGGGCCACCGATCACGCCCGGTTGCTCCGGCTGCGGGACCAGGCCGAGGCCGGCGAGCTGACCCTGCGCGTTGCCGACGTGCTGCCCGCCGACCAGGCGGCCAAGGCGCACCGGCGACTGGCCGATGGCGGGCTGCGGGGCCGTCTCGTGCTGGACTTCACCGCCGTGTAGTTAGGTGGTGTCGGTGTGGGAGCCTGGCGGTTAGTCGCGATTCCGGGCGACTTTGTCTTGGCGTGTCGGCGCCTGGAGGAGGAACCTGAGTGCGCAGAGATCGGCGACTCGTGTCGGAAGCCAGGGGTGTCGTGGGCGTGGAGGCGTGCTGGTGGTGGTGAAACTTCGCCGGGGCGGCGATCCGCGGCGGATCGGTCGGTACCGGGTGATCCGGCAGCTCGGTGTGGGCGGCATGGGCGCGGTCTATCTGGCGTCCGGCAAGGACGGCCGGTCGGTGGCCGTCAAGGTCATTCGCGCCGAGCACGCCGCCAATCCGGTGTTCCGGGCGCGGTTCAGACGCGAGGTTGCCGCCGCCCAGCGGGTGCGTCCGTTCTGCACCGCCCCGATCATCGATGCCGACCCCGACGCCAACCCGCCGTACCTGGTGACCGAGTTCGTCAACGGCCCCAGCCTGCACGACCACGTCGCCACCAGCGGGCCGCTGCGCGGCGCGGATCTGGAAGCGCTGGCGGTCGGCGTGGTGGCCGCGCTGACCGCGATTCACGACGCCGGGGTGGTGCACCGCGATCTGAAGCCCGCGAACGTGCTGCTGTCGCCGTTCGGGCCGCGGGTGATCGACTTCGGGATCGCCAGGGTGACGGATCTGACGCGGCTCAGCGTGGACGGCGCGGTGATGGGAACCCCGGCGTTCATGGCACCGGAGCAGGTTCGGGCCGAGCAGGTCACGACCGCCGCCGACGTGTTCGCCTGGGGTGGGGTGGTCGCGTTCGCCGCCCGTGGCGAACCGCCGTTCAGGGGAGAGTCGACGGCGGCCGCGCTGCATCAGATCCTCACCGGCGAGCCCGGCCTCGGCGGTCTGGACGGCGCACTGCGCGACCAGGTGCTGGCCGCGATGTCGAAAACTCCCGAGCGCAGACCGACCGCCCACGACATCCTCGGAAGCCTGATCTCCAGCGGCACGCCCGCACCCGCCGAGGTGCCCGACGTCGAGGCGCCCCGGGCCGCGCCGAGCGGCGCCGACCCGGCGGAGGTCTCCTACCGGCGCGCCGCGGAGGCCGGTGACGCCACGGCCATGCACGATCTGGCGGATCTGCTCCGCAAGAGCTACCGGACCGAGGAGGCCGAGCACTGGTACCGCAAGGCCATCGACGCCGGCGCGATCTTCGCTCCGGTCAACCTCGGCCTCCTGTACGACCAACGAGGTGAACTCGACGAAGCGGAACACTGGTACCGCAAGGCCGTCGACAACGGCGTGACCGCTGCCATGGCCAACCTCGGCGCGCTGCACGAGAAGCGGGGCCAGCTCGACGAAGCGGAACGCTGGTACCGCAAGGCCGCTGACGCGGGATTCGCCGGGGGCATGGGCAACCTCGGCCTGCTGCTCCAACATCGCGGTGACAACGCCGGGGCCGAGCACTGGTACCGCCAAGCCGCCGACGCCGGCGACACCTGGGCCGTGGACAAGCTCAACAACCTGCTCCGAAGAGGCGCTGAAGAATCCCACTAAACCGCAAAGCAGCAGGTTTCCACAGGTCACTCCGCTGCTCTGGGGTTTTTCCGCTGGTTGGCATTGAAGCGCGCTTTCTTCTGGCGATTCCCGCACGTGTTCATGTCACACCATTTGCGGGTGCGGCTTTGGCTGGTGTCGAAGAAGGCGGCTTGGCAGGTTGGTGATGCGCACAAGGCCAGTTTTCCGTCTCGTTCGCCTGCGATGATGCTGATCGCGTCGGCGGCGATCACGCTGAGGGCATCTTCCACGCAGGACGCCGAGCTGAGCCGCCACCGCCGCTTGCCCTCGGGCGTCAGGATGGCCGCGGCCCGCCCCTGAGCGCTGCGGTCATTGATGACCTGGACAGCAGCCGCGGGGAGAGCGCCTTGGATCGCGGCCGCTGTCGCGGCGGCGTGGATCGACTCCCTCAGTTCCCGAGCGAGGTCGAGCTGGGCGGTCGTGCAGGAGTCCACCGCGAGACCGCTCACCGCCAGCCAGTCGACGAGTCGGTGCGGCGTGGGAATGCGCTCCACAGCGTCGCCATTACGCTCCGTCAGCGTCGCCGTGAAGCTGGTCGCCAGCACGTTACCGAGGCGAAAGTCGGGGAACCCAGCACGCATGGAACCACCTTAGCTGGTTGCACGCCGACATGAAGCCATGCTAGAACCGTCTTAGCCGGTTCCGCGATGGCCAGGAGGTCTCATGCCCCGTCCAACCAGCGACGTGCAAGCATTTGAAGCCCACGCACCTGACGCTGACCTCGACGATCTGCGCGCGCGACTGGCCGCGGCGCGGCTACCGGAGGCCGAAACGGTCTACCGCGCCGCGCCCGACCCTCGCCGATGGGAACAGGGCGTTCCGCTCGCCGACCTCGTCGAGGTCGTGAACTACTGGCGCACCGGGTACGACTGGCGGTCGTTCGAGGATCGCCTCAACCGGATCGGCCAGTTCCGCACCACCATTGACGAGCTGGGCATCCATTTCCTGCACCGCCGATCCTCGCGCGCAGATGCCACTCCGCTGATCTTGACGCACGGCTGGCCGGACAGCGTTGCTCGGTTCATCGATGTGGTGGACGAGCTGGCAGATCCGAAAGACGCGGACGCGCCGGCGTTCCACGTCGTGGTCCCGTCACTACCGGGCTTTGGCTACAGCGACAAGCCGGCCACCACCGGGTGGGGAACCGAAAAGATCGCGGCCGCATGGGTGGAACTGATGGGCAGGCTCGGCTACCCCAAGTTCGCCGCGCACGGCGGCGACTGGGGAGGCAATATCACCACGGTTCTCGGCGGCAGGTTCCCGGCGCACGTGCTCGGCATCCACACAACGTTCGCGGAGGGACCGCCCGGGTTGACAACGGACGGGCTGACGGCGGTCGAGCGCGAGTGGACCGAGGAAACCCGCGATTTCTGGCGCCACCGCGCGGCGTACGCGAAGCAGCAGGCGACCCGACCGCAGACCATCGGCTACTCGCTCGTCGACTCACCGGTCGGGCTGCTCGCCTGGATCCTGGACAAGTTCGCCGAGTGGTCAGATACCGAAGACAGCCCGTTCGAGACGATTTCCAGAGACCGCGTTCTTGACGACGTGACCCTGTACTGGCTGACGCGGACCGGCGCTTCGGCGGCCCGCATCTACTACGAAAGCCACAACTCGTTGGACCCCGAACTTCGGGTCGACGTCCCGTCGGCACTCACCATGTATCCCCGCGATGTCGAGAAGTGTCCGCGCCCCTTGGCACAGGAGCGGTACCGACAGATCGTCCGATGGAGGGCGCCCGAAAGCGGCGGGCATTTCCCGGCGCTGGAGGTTCCCGAGTATTTCGTCAAAGATCTACAAGAGGGACTCGCGGCAGTGCTGGCCGCTAATCGGTGAACGGACAGCAGTGCGGTGAGACGCCAGGGAAAGGGCGCCCCACCGAGACACAAGTGAAGGCCGCCGTTCACCCAGCGGATGCGCAGGCGGCCTTCACGAGCAAGGTCAGCGACGTCGAGGCTGTCCCATCGCAAGCGGAGGAGTGTTCCCCGCGGTCGCCCCTTCAGCGAACTGAGGGGTCACCGCGAAGACAAATTCATACACCCGGTCGTCGGCGAGCCCGTCGAGCACGTAGGACTCCCCTATCCGGATTCCGTTGCGCATCAACAGTTCCTGGTGCACCGGGAAGGCCGCTCCGTCAGCGTTGACCGGGTTGCCGAGAACCTCGAGCGCCCAGGTGTCGCTGCCGATCACGGCAGGCCGGAACCGGGCCAGCCAGCGAGCTTCCCGCAAATAGATCCCGGGCATCCCGTTCGGGGCCTCCCACCGGCGGATGTCATCCGCATCGCGGCGGGCGAGAAGCTGGTTCCAACCCGTGCGAAACAGCACTACATCGCCCGGCGCGATCCGATCGATCCCGCCGAATTCCATCGCTTCCTTGATGTCCTCGACGGTGATCCGGTAGTTCTCCCGCAGCAACGGCTTGCCGTTGCTGGCTGGTTCGGCGAGATCCCCGGTCCGGCCCGCGGCCAGCTTCATTCCGAGGATGTCCAGCAGCACGCCCCGGGTGACAACCGGGCCCATGTGTTCGTTGCCCAGTTTCGTGACGCCGTTGCCGGCGGCTAAGTCGGGACCTCGGAAACCGTTGTAGTAGTACTCGGCCGCGCCGATGTGGCTGAGGTTGTCGAGTTGGGAGGCGATTTGATAGGTCGTGGCCAGCGGCACCGGGTGTTTCGCCGACTTTTCCGCCGCGAAACGCTCTTCGTGGTAGCTGAGTTTGTTGGCGCCGAGCGGTTCGGTGGTCATCAGCACGCCACCTGCCTCCTGGAACCCCGGCGGAGGCCGATACCCGGCGACGGTGAGCCGCTGCTCGTAGGTACGACGAGGATCGGTCTTGAACGCGGGGAAGCCGTTCCACATCAGCTCCCCCAGGTTGTACGTCCGCACCGGCCGGCCAGGTTTGAGCACGCTCAAAGCCGCCGCGGTCTTGCCAGGAGTCACCTCGTTGAAACTGCCTCGTTGATCTTCTGCGCCGTACCGGCTCGGTGCCCAGTCCGTCAGGTTCGCGGGATCGGCATAGTCGAAAGGCGTGTCATCGAAATCGTCACGCCGGTCAGGCCTGGCCATGCGGGCGATGTCGGCTTCGGCGCTGGCCGGCTGCGCCCCCGCGGGCAGGGCGACCGCGGCGGCTCCGGCGGCACCTGCCATCCGGAGAGTGTCCCGCCGGTTGACGCGATACTTGGCGAGGTAGTTACGCAGAAGATCGGGATTCATCCGGGACTCCTTTGTTAGTCGCCCTTCCTGATAACACACCGCCTCGGTGGTGTCACCCCGGCGGACGGCATAGCTCAGGAGGCGATGCCGGGCATTGATGAACCACGTTCCCTGTGATTCCACCAAGCCGGCCGCGTTTACTCACCTACTCGCGGCTCCGCAGCACTACGTACCCTTTCGTCCTTGGCGCGCTGGTACTGCGTCCAGTACCAGCTCCACGGTGGCGAGGAAGCTCTCGCGGGTGAAACCGATGGGTTGGATGCGGCGACTGTGGTGAGCCAGCACGGGGTAGTCCGCTGGGTCGGCGCCCAGTGTGATGACCCGGAAGGTTTCCAGTCTTCACTTTTGCTCGGTCGGGCCGGAGGATTGGCCGGCTGCGTGCGCGGAGATGAGGGACACGGACAGGGTCACCAGCCGGTGGTACCACTCGGGGATGAGTTCCTCGGGGACTCCGGCGTCGCTGAGGGCCTGCAGGGTTTCCTCGATCACCAGTTGGCTGCCGGGTCCGCTGCCTGGGTAGTGGCTGGTGTCCTTGGCCAGTTGTGGCAGCGCGGCGTAGGCGTCCCATGAGCGCAGGGTCAGGTCGAGGAGTCGCTCGCGCCAGGTCCCCTGCCGCTGGTAGTCGTGCATGGCTTGGACCAGCACGTGGTCCACGATTGATATCCCCGCAGGAACGGCTGCGGTCTTGATCCGCGAGCACGGCGCGGGTGCGCTCTCCGACGAAGAGCTGGTCGGCCTGGCGGACCTGCTGCTGATCGCCGGCCACCAGACCACCGCGAAGGTGATCTCGCTCTGAACGCTCGCGTTGCTTGGCTCGTCTCGAACTGCAGACGGTCTGCGGTCCTTGCCCATAGCCTGGTGACCATCCCGAAAGGAACAACCGTTGACCAGCGACGAACAGTCCAACGCCGTGCTGATGGCCGAGGACGACTTTCCCGACCGCCAGCAGGTGGTGCAACGGTTCGGCGACCTCGCACCGGACGGCACGACGAGCACGGTGGCCTTGTCGCGTCTGTTCGAGCATCCCCGCGTTGGTCTGCGCTTCTCGCGTTTCGACAAGCTCACGGCTGACGACGGGTTCAAGCCGTACCAGATCCTGTTCGTCGGTCAGCGCGTCGAACGGCAGACGGCGTTCGGCAAGGTCGGCGCGACCGTCCGGATCGGCACCGGTATCCGCGCGATCGGGCGGTCCTCGTACACCTACGGTCAGGGCATGTTCGTCGACGGGCACCTCGTCGCCACGGCTGAGGCCACCATCGTCCTCGCCGACGAGTCAGGGCCGATCACCTTGCCGGACGAACTGCTCGCCGACCTCGAGGAGCTGCGACTGCCGGAAACCGGTGCGGCAGTCGCGGCGAAACCCGAGCCTCGTCGCCGCGAGCGGCAGCACTACCCCGCCGCTGCCACCGTCCACAGCCGCGTCAGGGACGTCGACCTCAACCGGCACGTCAACTACATTGCCCAACTGGGCTGGTACGACGAGGCGATCGCGTCGTATGCACACGGACTGCTGGGAGACGACGCTGCCAAGACCCTTCCCCGATACCTCCCCTGGTGCTACAGCGTGGCCTACCTCGGCGAAGTCCTCCACCCTCGCTCCTACGACATCGGAATTGCCGTCAGCGGACACGACGAACACATCGTGCACTACGAACTGGGACTGTTCGACAGCGGAAAGTGCCTGGGGACCGCGGACGCCGCCGCACCGCGCGGCAAGCTTTCCGCCACCGCACTCGCCCCTGATCCATTGGCGGAACGCTGAAACGCCCTGTCATGCCGTTTGGCGGGCGGGTGTTCATCCTGGAGGTTTCGGCAGCTCCGCAGGAGGCTCGATCCGGAGTCGGGCGGCTGCGCCGCCGGTGATCTGGTGGCGCTGGGTGATGGCGTGGTCGAGCTGTTTGGCCAGCCGCGGGATGGCGGTCGAGGTCAGGTAGCTCTCGGCGCCGGCGTCGAGCATGCGGCGGATCGGGCCGTGATAGCTGACCCCGAGGTCGTTGTCCTCGATCTCGGCGATGATGATGCGGGCACTCGGGAACATCGACCGGAGGTTTCCGATCAACTGCGGGCTGGCCGGGGGCGCCAGCAGCACCTCGGCTGTCGGCGGTGCCGCGTGCAGGTCGAGCACGAGGTAGTCCGTGCCGAGCTCGGCGGACAGCGCCCTCCGGGCCGAGGCCGACAGCTTCATCGCGGTGGCGACGACGGTCAGGTCGTCGTAGTCCAGCTGTTCGGCAGCCTCGTCCGGCGAGCCGGGCGTGCTGGAGATCGTCGCGACCTGCTCGCCGTCCCGCGTGACGACCAGGTCCTCGCCGGGCGGGAGGGCATCGATGAGTTCCACGACCTCCTCGGGCAGGTGCGTCACGTCGATCTGCCGTGTTGCCGCCGCGGCGTGTTCGTCGGTCATTCCTCGATCTCCCCGCGCTCCGGCCGTATTACCGTCTGACGCTCGTCCCCCGCGAGAGGCGCCTTCATTGGGACGTTCGACGGCAGCTACGGGTGGCCCGGCGGCGCGGAATACGTACCCTGACGTCCGCGCCTAGGTCGAGGAGACTTTCGAGCTTCTGGGCTCGGGTGGGAGACCCTCATGAACGCCAACGCGCAGACAGTTGCTCGGTTTTGTCACGGTCACGATGGGGCTGGTCATCGGGCTCACATTCCTCTTTGGCTTCGGCAACGTTTTGAACTTGGCGTTGAAGCTGCAGGTACCCGTGTTCGTAGCGCCGCCGGTGGCGGCGGACCGAGCTGACCCATAACCTCACGCTCGGTCGGCGTCGGCCGGATGGCGGGCGCCCGGGTGCGAGCCCGGGCGCCCGTGGCGAGTCCGGTCAGCTCTCGGTGGGTTCGAGCAGGATCAGCGGCACCTCGCGGTTGCCGGCCTCGACGGCCCGGGCGCGAAAGTCGGCGAAAAACGGGTAGAGCTCGTCGGCGTAGGCCAGCCAGTTCTCCCGCTCCGCACCTTCGGCTACCCGGGCGGTCATCAACCGGCGATCGGGACCGTCCTGCAGTTGCACCGTCGGGTGCGCCACGAGGTTGTGGAACCAGCTCGGATTGCGAGCCTGGCCGCCGGCCGCCGCGCCGATGGCGTAGACACCGTCACGCTCGATGCGCATCAGGGCGACCTTGCGCAGCTTGCCCGAACGGGCGCCACGCATGGTCACCACGACCACGGGGCCATCCTCCGTCGTCGTGCCTTCGCGGCCGTCGGTGCGCTCGTAGAGCTCGACCTGACCGCGGGTCCTCGCGTCGGCACTGGGGACGTATTCACCGTCGAGCAGATCCGTTGTCATGTCAGGGAATTCCTTTCATTGGGGGTGGCGTTTCATGCGCGGCCGTGGATGTCGCAGCCAGAACCGGCGGGACGGTGGAGCCGAACACGTTCACCGGCTTCAGCCGGTTACCTGGATCACGGTCTTCCCGATGGTCCGGCCGCTCTCGGCGAGGGCGTGCGCCGACTTCATGGTCTCGGCGGTCAGGCCCTCGAGCGTGGCGGTAACGATCGGGCGCAGCCGGCCCGCCGCGACGTCGTCCGCTGCCCGGGCGAGGATCCGGCCCTGGCTGCCGACGTCACCGCCGGCCACGATCTTGCTGAACACCATCTCGCTGTGCAGCGACAGTGACTTTCCGGTGAGGGCCCCCGGGTCGAAGGGGCCGGTGAGGTCGCTGGAGGCCAGGTGACCGAAGGGGCGCAGCACCTCGACGATCGCCCCCAGATGGCCGCTGGTGCCCGAGGTCGAGAACACCAGGTCGACGTGGTCGATCCCCGCTGTGTGGAGCTGTCCGGCCAGGTCACCGCGGTGGTCGACGACCAGGTCGGCGCCCATTGCCGTCGCCCACTTCCGCGACTCGGGCCGCGAGGCCGTGCTGATCACGAATGCCGGCGTCGTGGCCTTGAGTAGTTGCGTGGCCATCGACCCGACGCCGCCGGCTCCGCCGATGACGAGCACGCGGCCGACACCGGGCAGCAGCGCGTCCTGGTCGCGAAACAGCGATTCCCAGGCCGTGAGGACACCGATGGGCAGCGATGCGGCGTCGGTGAACG includes:
- a CDS encoding cyclase family protein, producing MNPDLLRNYLAKYRVNRRDTLRMAGAAGAAAVALPAGAQPASAEADIARMARPDRRDDFDDTPFDYADPANLTDWAPSRYGAEDQRGSFNEVTPGKTAAALSVLKPGRPVRTYNLGELMWNGFPAFKTDPRRTYEQRLTVAGYRPPPGFQEAGGVLMTTEPLGANKLSYHEERFAAEKSAKHPVPLATTYQIASQLDNLSHIGAAEYYYNGFRGPDLAAGNGVTKLGNEHMGPVVTRGVLLDILGMKLAAGRTGDLAEPASNGKPLLRENYRITVEDIKEAMEFGGIDRIAPGDVVLFRTGWNQLLARRDADDIRRWEAPNGMPGIYLREARWLARFRPAVIGSDTWALEVLGNPVNADGAAFPVHQELLMRNGIRIGESYVLDGLADDRVYEFVFAVTPQFAEGATAGNTPPLAMGQPRRR
- a CDS encoding zinc-binding alcohol dehydrogenase family protein, with the translated sequence MKALAYEKAHTLDAFAITMAEVAEPRLRDGDLLVEVRAIGINPGEAAIRQTRSAEPGGQVILGWEFAGVVAAAGPAATGFAVGDRVMGTGDFTRDGSWAERVAVDHRVVAKIPDRLAFTDAASLPIGVLTAWESLFRDQDALLPGVGRVLVIGGAGGVGSMATQLLKATTPAFVISTASRPESRKWATAMGADLVVDHRGDLAGQLHTAGIDHVDLVFSTSGTSGHLGAIVEVLRPFGHLASSDLTGPFDPGALTGKSLSLHSEMVFSKIVAGGDVGSQGRILARAADDVAAGRLRPIVTATLEGLTAETMKSAHALAESGRTIGKTVIQVTG
- a CDS encoding acyl-ACP thioesterase domain-containing protein; this translates as MTSDEQSNAVLMAEDDFPDRQQVVQRFGDLAPDGTTSTVALSRLFEHPRVGLRFSRFDKLTADDGFKPYQILFVGQRVERQTAFGKVGATVRIGTGIRAIGRSSYTYGQGMFVDGHLVATAEATIVLADESGPITLPDELLADLEELRLPETGAAVAAKPEPRRRERQHYPAAATVHSRVRDVDLNRHVNYIAQLGWYDEAIASYAHGLLGDDAAKTLPRYLPWCYSVAYLGEVLHPRSYDIGIAVSGHDEHIVHYELGLFDSGKCLGTADAAAPRGKLSATALAPDPLAER
- a CDS encoding epoxide hydrolase family protein, with the protein product MPRPTSDVQAFEAHAPDADLDDLRARLAAARLPEAETVYRAAPDPRRWEQGVPLADLVEVVNYWRTGYDWRSFEDRLNRIGQFRTTIDELGIHFLHRRSSRADATPLILTHGWPDSVARFIDVVDELADPKDADAPAFHVVVPSLPGFGYSDKPATTGWGTEKIAAAWVELMGRLGYPKFAAHGGDWGGNITTVLGGRFPAHVLGIHTTFAEGPPGLTTDGLTAVEREWTEETRDFWRHRAAYAKQQATRPQTIGYSLVDSPVGLLAWILDKFAEWSDTEDSPFETISRDRVLDDVTLYWLTRTGASAARIYYESHNSLDPELRVDVPSALTMYPRDVEKCPRPLAQERYRQIVRWRAPESGGHFPALEVPEYFVKDLQEGLAAVLAANR
- a CDS encoding serine/threonine-protein kinase, with the protein product MVVKLRRGGDPRRIGRYRVIRQLGVGGMGAVYLASGKDGRSVAVKVIRAEHAANPVFRARFRREVAAAQRVRPFCTAPIIDADPDANPPYLVTEFVNGPSLHDHVATSGPLRGADLEALAVGVVAALTAIHDAGVVHRDLKPANVLLSPFGPRVIDFGIARVTDLTRLSVDGAVMGTPAFMAPEQVRAEQVTTAADVFAWGGVVAFAARGEPPFRGESTAAALHQILTGEPGLGGLDGALRDQVLAAMSKTPERRPTAHDILGSLISSGTPAPAEVPDVEAPRAAPSGADPAEVSYRRAAEAGDATAMHDLADLLRKSYRTEEAEHWYRKAIDAGAIFAPVNLGLLYDQRGELDEAEHWYRKAVDNGVTAAMANLGALHEKRGQLDEAERWYRKAADAGFAGGMGNLGLLLQHRGDNAGAEHWYRQAADAGDTWAVDKLNNLLRRGAEESH
- a CDS encoding CGNR zinc finger domain-containing protein encodes the protein MRAGFPDFRLGNVLATSFTATLTERNGDAVERIPTPHRLVDWLAVSGLAVDSCTTAQLDLARELRESIHAAATAAAIQGALPAAAVQVINDRSAQGRAAAILTPEGKRRWRLSSASCVEDALSVIAADAISIIAGERDGKLALCASPTCQAAFFDTSQSRTRKWCDMNTCGNRQKKARFNANQRKNPRAAE
- a CDS encoding quinone oxidoreductase family protein, with the translated sequence MRAIGLTEFGGPEVLRVIELPDPVPGGGEVRIRVHAASVNPTDTLLRSGATSARFNGRPGPYVPGMDAAGVVDAIGPDTDTPLRQGDAVVTIVRPYQPRGGAYAELVVVPAESVVPIPSGVDFPAASTLLMNALTARLGLDLLAVPAGGTVAVTGAAGAFGGYAVQLAKSDGLRVLADAAPADTRLVAGLGADEVVPRGDDVADRFRACAPAGVDGVLDGAMLHELVVPAIRDRGGIAVIRGWDGPVDRGIRVHPVWVTEGATDHARLLRLRDQAEAGELTLRVADVLPADQAAKAHRRLADGGLRGRLVLDFTAV
- a CDS encoding nitroreductase/quinone reductase family protein, whose amino-acid sequence is MTTDLLDGEYVPSADARTRGQVELYERTDGREGTTTEDGPVVVVTMRGARSGKLRKVALMRIERDGVYAIGAAAGGQARNPSWFHNLVAHPTVQLQDGPDRRLMTARVAEGAERENWLAYADELYPFFADFRARAVEAGNREVPLILLEPTES